The DNA window TTGGCCCAGGTTCAACTGGCAGATCTCGATCATCAGAAAAATGTCTATTTGAAACTCCAAGCCACAGTGTTTGGCCTATTTCACCCTCATGGTATCCCTCATGGTCTCCTAGGCAGAGCTCAGGAGACGGCGTTGGGAAGTAGAGGAGATAAGGTGGTGGATCCAGGAAGGTCCAGGCAGCAAGAGGATACACACGAGGAGGAGGCTCGAGAGAACCATCTGACCTCGCCCACCCCCTGTAGCCTTGTTAGTGTTTCTGAAACAGAGACGCCAAGGGAGGCTCAGCCGTTCTCGCCCACATTGGGGGAAGAGGTTGAAATTGAAGGCAGTGATGTCAACAAAGACTCTGACAATGGCACACCAGTAGTAGAGGTCAAAAGTGGACCGGTCTGTGATGCTGAGGTACTTGTGGTTGTAACGGGTCCTGAGGAAGAGGTTACAGTAGCGGGGGAGGGGTACGAAGCAGCAGGTGTAGAGGGGACAGGGCAAGGCAGAGTAGAGGTTGCAAGCGAAGGGGAAATGGGAATAGAAAATGACGAGGCAGATGAGGCAGAGACCAAAGTTGTCAAGAGCAGTGACGACACCAAAGAGACGTCCTCAAAAGAGCCTACCTCAGAATATGGTGCAGCAGCTGAACAAGWGAAAAACGAATCGAGTAAAGAGGACGTGAAATGTTTAGACTCATATCCTCTGCCTAGGGAAACCATTGAGGACACCATGAAAMATGGCACACAGATTAGCCAAGGGACAGACCTCGATACTAGTAGGAGCCCAATCAAATCAAACCCTGAGCCTCRGAAAACAAAAAAGKCTGAAGTGTTACCAGAGATAACTGACCTGCAGCCACAAGCCCAAGCAGGCAACAAGAAGAAGAAAGgcaagaagaagaagggagagacaCAAAGCGATGTAAAGCAGGAAGACCATAAGAAGAGCACAACAGAAACGTGTGTAGTCTCCATGACAAATAGCACACAGATTAGCCTAGGGACAGACCTTGATACTCCTAAGAGTCCAGTCGACTCAAACCCTGAGCCTCAACCTGAGCCTCAGAAAACAAAAAAGGCATGTGTGTTACCAGAGACCACTGACATGCAGCCACAGTCCCAAGGAggcaagaagaaaaagaaaggcaagaagaagggagagaaacaAGGTGATGAAACGCAGGGAGATAAGATGAGCAAAACAGAAAAGGATRTGGTCTCCACCCCAACCGATAAGGAGCCAGTAGAGGCGGTAGGAGAGGGCGTTATCACAATAGAGACACAGCAGCATCTAGAGGAGGGGACCAGTAGTTCACCAGATCGAGAGCTCCAAACCATAGCTGAGGAGGGACTGAACCTGAAGGAAGAACAACTAGAAGAAGACCGAGTAGAGGTTAAAAGCGAGGGGCCTACCATTGAAGTATCTCTGACTGACCAAGCTAAGAGTGAGGAAGTTGtctcaaagaagaaaaagaagaaaatgaaAAAGGACAAACACAAACCTACAATGGAATCGGCGAAATCAGAAGGCGAGATATCAGTATTWTCCCTTGAGTCCAACATTGGTACTGCTGATCCTGTTGCTCACTCCAAGTGTATAACCAGCGCTTATAACCCTATGGAGGAATTAGAATCGACAACAAATACTGGTACCCAAAAGGACGAGTCAGGGTACACAACCAACCCTGATAACTTTGGAGACTGTTTGAACTCTTCAGCTGACCCAAAATGTCCATTGGACTCGAAACAGTCCACAGCTGGGAATTCAAACAATGTCAAAGAGGAAGGTGCAATCACGGTCTCAGTTGAAGAGGCTCAAACAATCCAAGACACAAAGGAACAGGGGAATAACTTTCACAGTCCCATCGTTCTAAGACCAGAGCTCAAGAAGAGCGTGGAACCTGAAGACCTTTTCTCCCATGATGGTGTCACTACTCACCCAGACCAGGCTAATGAAAATGCGACACAAGACCTAAAAGAGGCAGGTCAGGATAAACAAAATGGGAGCCCAGAAGAGCGTACAAATGCACTTGAACATGAAGACACTTCAATGGCACTGCCAGCAAATGTAGAGAAATGCAACAATTCAGCAGATGAGAAATGTTGTAGCATATCGCTTGACCGCAACTGCCCTGCTGCTGAGACCATAAGACTGCCTGAACAATTGGTGGATATACTTGATTGTCCAGTCACTAACATGCACTTGTATGAAAACAACAAGCCAGAAACRCTTGATCCAGAAGAGGCATCAAATGGAGGGATCTCTACAGAGACCGAGCTGAATGATACAGAAACACGACTACAGGACCCATTAAAAGAAACTCCGGTKACAATTGACTCTTTTAGGGAACAGAGCCATAATGAAAGTGGACCATGCACTATGGTGGCGAAAGCAGAAGAGCAAGATGATCCCATTGAGGCCAAGCTGGAGGGTAACAAGGTACCTGGACCCAGTGAGCAGTGGAATGACGAGGAGAATGAAAATGAGGGTCAATCGTTTGACCTTTCTRACCTAGTCTCAGTGGATCCTGCAAATGTATTCCCAATAACATCCCAAGAGGAGGTCAGCCAGGAAATGAGAACGATGTCGGTAGGATACAAAATGGAGGTAGAGCCTGGTAAAGCGGAGGCtaacgaggaagaggaggatgacaaaCCGCAGGACACAGAGGGAGTTAGCGCGATAGTGGCACAGCAATCAATTGAAGGGGGGTCAGATAATGCACCAGAGGAGCTCCGAAGCCCTGAAGAAAAAGCACAAAYCATAGTCGAGGGCCAGAACGTGAATGAAGAACAACAACTAATCACATTAGAGGAAGGGGTTAGTGTAACATACAAACAGGAAGACATTGCAGAGGAGGGAGTGAGTGTGACTGTTGAACAGCAAGGTGtagaagagagcgagaggcagcAGAATGCAACTGAGGTAGAGGATTTGCCagtagaggagggggaagaggcaatCCAGTATGGGTCACAGCAGGGTAGAAGAGAAAGTAGTCCAAGTACAGAGGATTCAGCAGAGGGCGACAATGAGCAATCTAGGACAGGCTTGAAAAAAGGCAGTAAGAAAGTAAAAGGCAAGGGAAAAGAGGACTGCCGAATGTCCTAGTTTTTAGGTCTGCACTCAATATAAACAACAGCAAATATTTATGAAAGTGCAAAGAGTCTCAACTACTACAGCCAATGCAAGTACCATTCACATTCCTTCCAAAGTTATAATTCGATGTACTGTATTTtgaggtccaaaagtatttgtgacacattttttttgttttggctttgtattccagcactttggattttgaaattatacaatgactatgaggtaaagtgaagactgtcagctttaatttgagcgtactttttgttcagcactttttgtacatgcTCTAGTCCCCtcattttagggaaccaaaagtatttggacaaattcttTTGTGTGTTAAAGTaatcaaaagtgtagtatttggacCTATATTTCTAGTACTCAATGACTACACGaagcttgttggatgcatttgcagtttgtttcggttgtttcagattatgttgtgcccaatacattatttaccattacatTTCTATTGTCACTTTTATTGTATATACGAATAGGATGTTTctcaacacttctacattaatgtggatgcta is part of the Salvelinus sp. IW2-2015 linkage group LG36, ASM291031v2, whole genome shotgun sequence genome and encodes:
- the LOC111959462 gene encoding enolase-phosphatase E1 isoform X9; its protein translation is MGTQGTGRKRNPNKDRSTAEDDALNLISREAEARLAAKRAARAEAREIRMKELERQQKEIYQVQKKYYGLDNKPDKVDSEWGHIEQWMEDSERYSRPTQRHTSISDDDERMSVGSRGSVRLXDRDYLEKGSRAASTLSAATLASLGGSSSQRESGETSITGDTETSIREIKEIHELKDQIQDVESKYMQSLKEVKDTLVEVEEKYRKAMVSNAQLDNEKNNLMYQVDTLKDSLMELEELLSESRREYEGKSKDFEREKHAHGVLQFQFNEMKETLKQSEELLTEIRQMRLKQDCFVREISDLQETVEWKDKKIGALERQKEYSDAIRNERDELRDEVVQLKDILKKHGIVLRPDLTXNGETLELGTEGSAXGDPASQLAPDSQTSPMEGGNSMLGRAQETALGSRGDKVVDPGRSRQQEDTHEEEARENHLTSPTPCSLVSVSETETPREAQPFSPTLGEEVEIEGSDVNKDSDNGTPVVEVKSGPVCDAEVLVVVTGPEEEVTVAGEGYEAAGVEGTGQGRVEVASEGEMGIENDEADEAETKVVKSSDDTKETSSKEPTSEYGAAAEQXKNESSKEDVKCLDSYPLPRETIEDTMKXGTQISQGTDLDTSRSPIKSNPEPXKTKKXEVLPEITDLQPQAQAGNKKKKGKKKKGETQSDVKQEDHKKSTTETCVVSMTNSTQISLGTDLDTPKSPVDSNPEPQPEPQKTKKACVLPETTDMQPQSQGGKKKKKGKKKGEKQGDETQGDKMSKTEKDXVSTPTDKEPVEAVGEGVITIETQQHLEEGTSSSPDRELQTIAEEGLNLKEEQLEEDRVEVKSEGPTIEVSLTDQAKSEEVVSKKKKKKMKKDKHKPTMESAKSEGEISVXSLESNIGTADPVAHSKCITSAYNPMEELESTTNTGTQKDESGYTTNPDNFGDCLNSSADPKCPLDSKQSTAGNSNNVKEEGAITVSVEEAQTIQDTKEQGNNFHSPIVLRPELKKSVEPEDLFSHDGVTTHPDQANENATQDLKEAGQDKQNGSPEERTNALEHEDTSMALPANVEKCNNSADEKCCSISLDRNCPAAETIRLPEQLVDILDCPVTNMHLYENNKPETLDPEEASNGGISTETELNDTETRLQDPLKETPVTIDSFREQSHNESGPCTMVAKAEEQDDPIEAKLEGNKVPGPSEQWNDEENENEGQSFDLSBLVSVDPANVFPITSQEEVSQEMRTMSVGYKMEVEPGKAEANEEEEDDKPQDTEGVSAIVAQQSIEGGSDNAPEELRSPEEKAQXIVEGQNVNEEQQLITLEEGVSVTYKQEDIAEEGVSVTVEQQGVEESERQQNATEVEDLPVEEGEEAIQYGSQQGRRESSPSTEDSAEGDNEQSRTGLKKGSKKVKGKGKEDCRMS
- the LOC111959462 gene encoding microtubule-associated protein futsch isoform X5; translation: MGTQGTGRKRNPNKDRSTAEDDALNLISREAEARLAAKRAARAEAREIRMKELERQQKEISDDDERMSVGSRGSVRSDIDAIGAYGRGGSSSLSQEKDKKSKKKKKHKHKDRDSNGYDNEYSAISSRSSRLGDESTSRVSRSSRLDLQPSSRLSDESISKVSRSSRLDLQPASYASSDLNSNNGLSSSRQRLSSYESSGLLSQISYRRHHRGSLYEDSLYSGSRRVTGSSSRHSEYNSYRGSGSRASSRASSARASPVDEDCNSVASFLRSAATNSGLPRDLDHMXIPNLSDLXDRDYLEKGSRAASTLSAATLASLGGSSSQRESGETSITGDTETSIREIKEIHELKDQIQDVESKYMQSLKEVKDTLVEVEEKYRKAMVSNAQLDNEKNNLMYQVDTLKDSLMELEELLSESRREYEGKSKDFEREKHAHGVLQFQFNEMKETLKQSEELLTEIRQMRLKQDCFVREISDLQETVEWKDKKIGALERQKEYSDAIRNERDELRDEVVQLKDILKKHGIVLRPDLTXNGETLELGTEGSAXGDPASQLAPDSQTSPMEGGNSMLGRAQETALGSRGDKVVDPGRSRQQEDTHEEEARENHLTSPTPCSLVSVSETETPREAQPFSPTLGEEVEIEGSDVNKDSDNGTPVVEVKSGPVCDAEVLVVVTGPEEEVTVAGEGYEAAGVEGTGQGRVEVASEGEMGIENDEADEAETKVVKSSDDTKETSSKEPTSEYGAAAEQXKNESSKEDVKCLDSYPLPRETIEDTMKXGTQISQGTDLDTSRSPIKSNPEPXKTKKXEVLPEITDLQPQAQAGNKKKKGKKKKGETQSDVKQEDHKKSTTETCVVSMTNSTQISLGTDLDTPKSPVDSNPEPQPEPQKTKKACVLPETTDMQPQSQGGKKKKKGKKKGEKQGDETQGDKMSKTEKDXVSTPTDKEPVEAVGEGVITIETQQHLEEGTSSSPDRELQTIAEEGLNLKEEQLEEDRVEVKSEGPTIEVSLTDQAKSEEVVSKKKKKKMKKDKHKPTMESAKSEGEISVXSLESNIGTADPVAHSKCITSAYNPMEELESTTNTGTQKDESGYTTNPDNFGDCLNSSADPKCPLDSKQSTAGNSNNVKEEGAITVSVEEAQTIQDTKEQGNNFHSPIVLRPELKKSVEPEDLFSHDGVTTHPDQANENATQDLKEAGQDKQNGSPEERTNALEHEDTSMALPANVEKCNNSADEKCCSISLDRNCPAAETIRLPEQLVDILDCPVTNMHLYENNKPETLDPEEASNGGISTETELNDTETRLQDPLKETPVTIDSFREQSHNESGPCTMVAKAEEQDDPIEAKLEGNKVPGPSEQWNDEENENEGQSFDLSBLVSVDPANVFPITSQEEVSQEMRTMSVGYKMEVEPGKAEANEEEEDDKPQDTEGVSAIVAQQSIEGGSDNAPEELRSPEEKAQXIVEGQNVNEEQQLITLEEGVSVTYKQEDIAEEGVSVTVEQQGVEESERQQNATEVEDLPVEEGEEAIQYGSQQGRRESSPSTEDSAEGDNEQSRTGLKKGSKKVKGKGKEDCRMS
- the LOC111959462 gene encoding microtubule-associated protein futsch isoform X1 — its product is MGTQGTGRKRNPNKDRSTAEDDALNLISREAEARLAAKRAARAEAREIRMKELERQQKEIYQVQKKYYGLDNKPDKVDSEWGHIEQWMEDSERYSRPTQRHTSISDDDERMSVGSRGSVRSDIDAIGAYGRGGSSSLSQEKDKKSKKKKKHKHKDRDSNGYDNEYSAISSRSSRLGDESTSRVSRSSRLDLQPSSRLSDESISKVSRSSRLDLQPASYASSDLNSNNGLSSSRQRLSSYESSGLLSQISYRRHHRGSLYEDSLYSGSRRVTGSSSRHSEYNSYRGSGSRASSRASSARASPVDEDCNSVASFLRSAATNSGLPRDLDHMXIPNLSDLXDRDYLEKGSRAASTLSAATLASLGGSSSQRESGETSITGDTETSIREIKEIHELKDQIQDVESKYMQSLKEVKDTLVEVEEKYRKAMVSNAQLDNEKNNLMYQVDTLKDSLMELEELLSESRREYEGKSKDFEREKHAHGVLQFQFNEMKETLKQSEELLTEIRQMRLKQDCFVREISDLQETVEWKDKKIGALERQKEYSDAIRNERDELRDEVVQLKDILKKHGIVLRPDLTXNGETLELGTEGSAXGDPASQLAPDSQTSPMEGGNSMLGRAQETALGSRGDKVVDPGRSRQQEDTHEEEARENHLTSPTPCSLVSVSETETPREAQPFSPTLGEEVEIEGSDVNKDSDNGTPVVEVKSGPVCDAEVLVVVTGPEEEVTVAGEGYEAAGVEGTGQGRVEVASEGEMGIENDEADEAETKVVKSSDDTKETSSKEPTSEYGAAAEQXKNESSKEDVKCLDSYPLPRETIEDTMKXGTQISQGTDLDTSRSPIKSNPEPXKTKKXEVLPEITDLQPQAQAGNKKKKGKKKKGETQSDVKQEDHKKSTTETCVVSMTNSTQISLGTDLDTPKSPVDSNPEPQPEPQKTKKACVLPETTDMQPQSQGGKKKKKGKKKGEKQGDETQGDKMSKTEKDXVSTPTDKEPVEAVGEGVITIETQQHLEEGTSSSPDRELQTIAEEGLNLKEEQLEEDRVEVKSEGPTIEVSLTDQAKSEEVVSKKKKKKMKKDKHKPTMESAKSEGEISVXSLESNIGTADPVAHSKCITSAYNPMEELESTTNTGTQKDESGYTTNPDNFGDCLNSSADPKCPLDSKQSTAGNSNNVKEEGAITVSVEEAQTIQDTKEQGNNFHSPIVLRPELKKSVEPEDLFSHDGVTTHPDQANENATQDLKEAGQDKQNGSPEERTNALEHEDTSMALPANVEKCNNSADEKCCSISLDRNCPAAETIRLPEQLVDILDCPVTNMHLYENNKPETLDPEEASNGGISTETELNDTETRLQDPLKETPVTIDSFREQSHNESGPCTMVAKAEEQDDPIEAKLEGNKVPGPSEQWNDEENENEGQSFDLSBLVSVDPANVFPITSQEEVSQEMRTMSVGYKMEVEPGKAEANEEEEDDKPQDTEGVSAIVAQQSIEGGSDNAPEELRSPEEKAQXIVEGQNVNEEQQLITLEEGVSVTYKQEDIAEEGVSVTVEQQGVEESERQQNATEVEDLPVEEGEEAIQYGSQQGRRESSPSTEDSAEGDNEQSRTGLKKGSKKVKGKGKEDCRMS
- the LOC111959462 gene encoding microtubule-associated protein futsch isoform X4, which codes for MGTQGTGRKRNPNKDRSTAEDDALNLISREAEARLAAKRAARAEAREIRMKELERQQKEIYQVQKKYYGLDNKPDKVDSEWGHIEQWMEDSERYSRPTQRHTSISDDDERMSVGSRGSVRSDIDAIGAYGRGGSSSLSQEKDKKSKKKKKHKHKDRDSNGYDNEYSAISSRSSRLGDESTSRVSRSSRLDLQPSSRLSDESISKVSRSSRLDLQPASYASSDLNSNNGLSSSRQRLSSYESSGLLSQISYRRHHRGSLYEDSLYSGSRRVTGSSSRHSEYNSYRGSGSRASSRASSARASPVDEDCNSVASFLRSAATNSGLPRDLDHMXIPNLSDLXDRDYLEKGSRAASTLSAATLASLGGSSSQRESGETSITGDTETSIREIKDTLVEVEEKYRKAMVSNAQLDNEKNNLMYQVDTLKDSLMELEELLSESRREYEGKSKDFEREKHAHGVLQFQFNEMKETLKQSEELLTEIRQMRLKQDCFVREISDLQETVEWKDKKIGALERQKEYSDAIRNERDELRDEVVQLKDILKKHGIVLRPDLTXNGETLELGTEGSAXGDPASQLAPDSQTSPMEGGNSMLGRAQETALGSRGDKVVDPGRSRQQEDTHEEEARENHLTSPTPCSLVSVSETETPREAQPFSPTLGEEVEIEGSDVNKDSDNGTPVVEVKSGPVCDAEVLVVVTGPEEEVTVAGEGYEAAGVEGTGQGRVEVASEGEMGIENDEADEAETKVVKSSDDTKETSSKEPTSEYGAAAEQXKNESSKEDVKCLDSYPLPRETIEDTMKXGTQISQGTDLDTSRSPIKSNPEPXKTKKXEVLPEITDLQPQAQAGNKKKKGKKKKGETQSDVKQEDHKKSTTETCVVSMTNSTQISLGTDLDTPKSPVDSNPEPQPEPQKTKKACVLPETTDMQPQSQGGKKKKKGKKKGEKQGDETQGDKMSKTEKDXVSTPTDKEPVEAVGEGVITIETQQHLEEGTSSSPDRELQTIAEEGLNLKEEQLEEDRVEVKSEGPTIEVSLTDQAKSEEVVSKKKKKKMKKDKHKPTMESAKSEGEISVXSLESNIGTADPVAHSKCITSAYNPMEELESTTNTGTQKDESGYTTNPDNFGDCLNSSADPKCPLDSKQSTAGNSNNVKEEGAITVSVEEAQTIQDTKEQGNNFHSPIVLRPELKKSVEPEDLFSHDGVTTHPDQANENATQDLKEAGQDKQNGSPEERTNALEHEDTSMALPANVEKCNNSADEKCCSISLDRNCPAAETIRLPEQLVDILDCPVTNMHLYENNKPETLDPEEASNGGISTETELNDTETRLQDPLKETPVTIDSFREQSHNESGPCTMVAKAEEQDDPIEAKLEGNKVPGPSEQWNDEENENEGQSFDLSBLVSVDPANVFPITSQEEVSQEMRTMSVGYKMEVEPGKAEANEEEEDDKPQDTEGVSAIVAQQSIEGGSDNAPEELRSPEEKAQXIVEGQNVNEEQQLITLEEGVSVTYKQEDIAEEGVSVTVEQQGVEESERQQNATEVEDLPVEEGEEAIQYGSQQGRRESSPSTEDSAEGDNEQSRTGLKKGSKKVKGKGKEDCRMS
- the LOC111959462 gene encoding microtubule-associated protein futsch isoform X6, with product MGTQGTGRKRNPNKDRSTAEDDALNLISREAEARLAAKRAARAEAREIRMKELERQQKEIYQVQKKYYGLDNKPDKVDSEWGHIEQWMEDSERYSRPTQRHTSISDDDERMSVGSRGSVRSSRLGDESTSRVSRSSRLDLQPSSRLSDESISKVSRSSRLDLQPASYASSDLNSNNGLSSSRQRLSSYESSGLLSQISYRRHHRGSLYEDSLYSGSRRVTGSSSRHSEYNSYRGSGSRASSRASSARASPVDEDCNSVASFLRSAATNSGLPRDLDHMXIPNLSDLXDRDYLEKGSRAASTLSAATLASLGGSSSQRESGETSITGDTETSIREIKEIHELKDQIQDVESKYMQSLKEVKDTLVEVEEKYRKAMVSNAQLDNEKNNLMYQVDTLKDSLMELEELLSESRREYEGKSKDFEREKHAHGVLQFQFNEMKETLKQSEELLTEIRQMRLKQDCFVREISDLQETVEWKDKKIGALERQKEYSDAIRNERDELRDEVVQLKDILKKHGIVLRPDLTXNGETLELGTEGSAXGDPASQLAPDSQTSPMEGGNSMLGRAQETALGSRGDKVVDPGRSRQQEDTHEEEARENHLTSPTPCSLVSVSETETPREAQPFSPTLGEEVEIEGSDVNKDSDNGTPVVEVKSGPVCDAEVLVVVTGPEEEVTVAGEGYEAAGVEGTGQGRVEVASEGEMGIENDEADEAETKVVKSSDDTKETSSKEPTSEYGAAAEQXKNESSKEDVKCLDSYPLPRETIEDTMKXGTQISQGTDLDTSRSPIKSNPEPXKTKKXEVLPEITDLQPQAQAGNKKKKGKKKKGETQSDVKQEDHKKSTTETCVVSMTNSTQISLGTDLDTPKSPVDSNPEPQPEPQKTKKACVLPETTDMQPQSQGGKKKKKGKKKGEKQGDETQGDKMSKTEKDXVSTPTDKEPVEAVGEGVITIETQQHLEEGTSSSPDRELQTIAEEGLNLKEEQLEEDRVEVKSEGPTIEVSLTDQAKSEEVVSKKKKKKMKKDKHKPTMESAKSEGEISVXSLESNIGTADPVAHSKCITSAYNPMEELESTTNTGTQKDESGYTTNPDNFGDCLNSSADPKCPLDSKQSTAGNSNNVKEEGAITVSVEEAQTIQDTKEQGNNFHSPIVLRPELKKSVEPEDLFSHDGVTTHPDQANENATQDLKEAGQDKQNGSPEERTNALEHEDTSMALPANVEKCNNSADEKCCSISLDRNCPAAETIRLPEQLVDILDCPVTNMHLYENNKPETLDPEEASNGGISTETELNDTETRLQDPLKETPVTIDSFREQSHNESGPCTMVAKAEEQDDPIEAKLEGNKVPGPSEQWNDEENENEGQSFDLSBLVSVDPANVFPITSQEEVSQEMRTMSVGYKMEVEPGKAEANEEEEDDKPQDTEGVSAIVAQQSIEGGSDNAPEELRSPEEKAQXIVEGQNVNEEQQLITLEEGVSVTYKQEDIAEEGVSVTVEQQGVEESERQQNATEVEDLPVEEGEEAIQYGSQQGRRESSPSTEDSAEGDNEQSRTGLKKGSKKVKGKGKEDCRMS
- the LOC111959462 gene encoding microtubule-associated protein futsch isoform X2, with the translated sequence MGTQGTGRKRNPNKDRSTAEDDALNLISREAEARLAAKRAARAEAREIRMKELERQQKEIYQVQKKYYGLDNKPDKVDSEWGHIEQWMEDSERYSRPTQRHTSISDDDERMSVGSRGSVRGSSSLSQEKDKKSKKKKKHKHKDRDSNGYDNEYSAISSRSSRLGDESTSRVSRSSRLDLQPSSRLSDESISKVSRSSRLDLQPASYASSDLNSNNGLSSSRQRLSSYESSGLLSQISYRRHHRGSLYEDSLYSGSRRVTGSSSRHSEYNSYRGSGSRASSRASSARASPVDEDCNSVASFLRSAATNSGLPRDLDHMXIPNLSDLXDRDYLEKGSRAASTLSAATLASLGGSSSQRESGETSITGDTETSIREIKEIHELKDQIQDVESKYMQSLKEVKDTLVEVEEKYRKAMVSNAQLDNEKNNLMYQVDTLKDSLMELEELLSESRREYEGKSKDFEREKHAHGVLQFQFNEMKETLKQSEELLTEIRQMRLKQDCFVREISDLQETVEWKDKKIGALERQKEYSDAIRNERDELRDEVVQLKDILKKHGIVLRPDLTXNGETLELGTEGSAXGDPASQLAPDSQTSPMEGGNSMLGRAQETALGSRGDKVVDPGRSRQQEDTHEEEARENHLTSPTPCSLVSVSETETPREAQPFSPTLGEEVEIEGSDVNKDSDNGTPVVEVKSGPVCDAEVLVVVTGPEEEVTVAGEGYEAAGVEGTGQGRVEVASEGEMGIENDEADEAETKVVKSSDDTKETSSKEPTSEYGAAAEQXKNESSKEDVKCLDSYPLPRETIEDTMKXGTQISQGTDLDTSRSPIKSNPEPXKTKKXEVLPEITDLQPQAQAGNKKKKGKKKKGETQSDVKQEDHKKSTTETCVVSMTNSTQISLGTDLDTPKSPVDSNPEPQPEPQKTKKACVLPETTDMQPQSQGGKKKKKGKKKGEKQGDETQGDKMSKTEKDXVSTPTDKEPVEAVGEGVITIETQQHLEEGTSSSPDRELQTIAEEGLNLKEEQLEEDRVEVKSEGPTIEVSLTDQAKSEEVVSKKKKKKMKKDKHKPTMESAKSEGEISVXSLESNIGTADPVAHSKCITSAYNPMEELESTTNTGTQKDESGYTTNPDNFGDCLNSSADPKCPLDSKQSTAGNSNNVKEEGAITVSVEEAQTIQDTKEQGNNFHSPIVLRPELKKSVEPEDLFSHDGVTTHPDQANENATQDLKEAGQDKQNGSPEERTNALEHEDTSMALPANVEKCNNSADEKCCSISLDRNCPAAETIRLPEQLVDILDCPVTNMHLYENNKPETLDPEEASNGGISTETELNDTETRLQDPLKETPVTIDSFREQSHNESGPCTMVAKAEEQDDPIEAKLEGNKVPGPSEQWNDEENENEGQSFDLSBLVSVDPANVFPITSQEEVSQEMRTMSVGYKMEVEPGKAEANEEEEDDKPQDTEGVSAIVAQQSIEGGSDNAPEELRSPEEKAQXIVEGQNVNEEQQLITLEEGVSVTYKQEDIAEEGVSVTVEQQGVEESERQQNATEVEDLPVEEGEEAIQYGSQQGRRESSPSTEDSAEGDNEQSRTGLKKGSKKVKGKGKEDCRMS
- the LOC111959462 gene encoding enolase-phosphatase E1 isoform X10, translating into MGTQGTGRKRNPNKDRSTAEDDALNLISREAEARLAAKRAARAEAREIRMKELERQQKEISDDDERMSVGSRGSVRLXDRDYLEKGSRAASTLSAATLASLGGSSSQRESGETSITGDTETSIREIKEIHELKDQIQDVESKYMQSLKEVKDTLVEVEEKYRKAMVSNAQLDNEKNNLMYQVDTLKDSLMELEELLSESRREYEGKSKDFEREKHAHGVLQFQFNEMKETLKQSEELLTEIRQMRLKQDCFVREISDLQETVEWKDKKIGALERQKEYSDAIRNERDELRDEVVQLKDILKKHGIVLRPDLTXNGETLELGTEGSAXGDPASQLAPDSQTSPMEGGNSMLGRAQETALGSRGDKVVDPGRSRQQEDTHEEEARENHLTSPTPCSLVSVSETETPREAQPFSPTLGEEVEIEGSDVNKDSDNGTPVVEVKSGPVCDAEVLVVVTGPEEEVTVAGEGYEAAGVEGTGQGRVEVASEGEMGIENDEADEAETKVVKSSDDTKETSSKEPTSEYGAAAEQXKNESSKEDVKCLDSYPLPRETIEDTMKXGTQISQGTDLDTSRSPIKSNPEPXKTKKXEVLPEITDLQPQAQAGNKKKKGKKKKGETQSDVKQEDHKKSTTETCVVSMTNSTQISLGTDLDTPKSPVDSNPEPQPEPQKTKKACVLPETTDMQPQSQGGKKKKKGKKKGEKQGDETQGDKMSKTEKDXVSTPTDKEPVEAVGEGVITIETQQHLEEGTSSSPDRELQTIAEEGLNLKEEQLEEDRVEVKSEGPTIEVSLTDQAKSEEVVSKKKKKKMKKDKHKPTMESAKSEGEISVXSLESNIGTADPVAHSKCITSAYNPMEELESTTNTGTQKDESGYTTNPDNFGDCLNSSADPKCPLDSKQSTAGNSNNVKEEGAITVSVEEAQTIQDTKEQGNNFHSPIVLRPELKKSVEPEDLFSHDGVTTHPDQANENATQDLKEAGQDKQNGSPEERTNALEHEDTSMALPANVEKCNNSADEKCCSISLDRNCPAAETIRLPEQLVDILDCPVTNMHLYENNKPETLDPEEASNGGISTETELNDTETRLQDPLKETPVTIDSFREQSHNESGPCTMVAKAEEQDDPIEAKLEGNKVPGPSEQWNDEENENEGQSFDLSBLVSVDPANVFPITSQEEVSQEMRTMSVGYKMEVEPGKAEANEEEEDDKPQDTEGVSAIVAQQSIEGGSDNAPEELRSPEEKAQXIVEGQNVNEEQQLITLEEGVSVTYKQEDIAEEGVSVTVEQQGVEESERQQNATEVEDLPVEEGEEAIQYGSQQGRRESSPSTEDSAEGDNEQSRTGLKKGSKKVKGKGKEDCRMS